The following coding sequences are from one Musa acuminata AAA Group cultivar baxijiao chromosome BXJ1-6, Cavendish_Baxijiao_AAA, whole genome shotgun sequence window:
- the LOC135677292 gene encoding serine/threonine protein phosphatase 2A 57 kDa regulatory subunit B' kappa isoform-like, producing MWKQFLSKLPRKSSKSDASSGSAHSHLSNNGMASANGNPIQRTSSGNVVSSRSATVKRTASAIFPSSVVTSIEPLLLFKDVPNSEKHNLFISKMKLCCVVFDFSDPNKNCAEKDMKRQALLDLVDYVDAGTSKFTEPMISASCKMFAINLFRTFPPNTRSSTGGGEAEEEELMFDPAWSHLQLVYDLLLKFIESSSLDSKIGKKYVDHSFIARLLELFDSEDPREKDCLKTILHRIYGKFMVHRPFIRKAVSNIFYRFVFETDRHNGIAELLEVFGSVISGFALPLKEEHKIFLWRALIPLHKPKTLGVYLQQLTYCMTQFIEKEPMLASSVIKGLLRYWPVTNSQKEVMFLSELEEVLESTSPAELQKCVIPLFRRIGFCINSSHFQVAERALLMWNNDHVTSLASQNQQAIMPLILPALERNIRSHWNQAVLNLTENVKKMLSEMNEELFTACKKKFEDEEEKRVAMEEKRRMIWECLETTAAFQPVTSNTAVLVIPAITPPIAAVLS from the exons ATGTGGAAGCAATTCCTCAGTAAGTTACCTCGCAAATCTTCCAAATCTGATGCTTCTTCGGGCTCCGCTCACAGCCATCTCAGCAACAATGGGATGGCCTCCGCGAACGGGAACCCAATCCAGCGGACTAGCAGTGGCAATGTGGTTTCCTCCCGGTCGGCCACTGTGAAGCGGACTGCTTCTGCTATCTTTCCGTCCAGTGTCGTCACCAGCATCGAACCTCTCCTGTTGTTCAAAGATGTCCCTAACTCTGAAAAGCATAACCTTTTCATCAGTAAGATGAAGCTCTGCTGTGTTGTCTTCGATTTCTCTGATCCAAACAAGAACTGTGCCGAGAAGGATATGAAACGACAGGCACTATTAGATCTCGTCGATTACGTTGATGCTGGTACTTCTAAGTTTACCGAGCCTATGATTTCTGCTAGCTGTAAGATGTTCGCTATTAACTTGTTTAGAACTTTCCCTCCAAACACACGATCCAGTACTGGTGGCGGGGAGGCTGAAGAGGAAGAGCTGATGTTCGATCCAGCTTGGTCCCATCTGCAACTCGTCTATGATTTGCTTCTAAAGTTCATAGAGTCCTCCTCGCTTGATTCTAAGATAGGAAAGAAGTATGTAGATCATTCATTCATTGCAAGACTGCTTGAACTCTTTGATTCCGAGGACCCCAGAGAAAAGGATTGCTTGAAAACTATCCTGCATAGGATCTACGGAAAATTtatggtgcatcgtcctttcatcAGGAAAGCAGTGAGCAATATATTTTATCGGTTTGTGTTTGAGACAGATCGGCATAATGGGATTGCCGAGTTGTTAGAAGTTTTTGGCAGTGTGATCAGTGGGTTTGCTCTGCCTCTCAAGGAGGAGCACAAAATTTTCTTGTGGAGGGCTTTAATACCGCTGCATAAACCGAAAACATTAGGTGTTTATCTTCAGCAGCTGACTTACTGTATGACACAGTTCATAGAGAAAGAGCCTATGCTGGCAAGCTCAGTGATAAAAGGGTTGTTGAGATATTGGCCAGTGACAAACAGTCAGAAGGAAGTTATGTTTTTGAGCGAGTTGGAGGAGGTCTTGGAGTCTACTAGCCCAGCGGAGCTCCAGAAATGTGTGATTCCATTGTTCCGGAGGATTGGTTTCTGTATCAACAGCTCCCACTTCCAG GTTGCGGAGAGGGCCCTACTCATGTGGAATAATGACCATGTGACAAGTCTGGCGTCACAAAACCAGCAAGCAATCATGCCTTTGATTTTGCCAGCCTTGGAGAGGAACATCAGGAGTCATTGGAACCAAGCTGTTTTGAATTTAACAGAAAATGTCAAAAAAATGCTATCTGAGATGAACGAAGAGCTATTTACGGCTTGCAAAAAGAAGTTCGAGGATGAAGAAGAGAAGCGAGTGGCAATGGAGGAGAAGCGAAGAATGATCTGGGAGTGTCTGGAGACTACTGCCGCGTTCCAGCCAGTGACTAGTAACACAGCCGTCCTGGTAATACCTGCAATTACTCCACCAATTGCTGCTGTTCTTAGTTGA
- the LOC135677291 gene encoding putative pentatricopeptide repeat-containing protein At3g25970, giving the protein MHSSRRLDAALRSAAKTHAWLLKSGDALDPCTWNKVLAAYSKSGGLVEACKLFDEIPLRDTASWNSLIAAHVLSQAHRQAWSVFGTMLSEGLPFDQYTFGSVLKSVACAARLDLGRQVHALIVKSSFDRNVFSGSALVDMYAKCGRIREAVMALELMPERSVVSWNAVVAGYARAGDAKAAFHVSCRMEREGVMLDEATFASLLTLLDGSADYGLMSQAHAKIVKCGRTADTIVYNAAITAYSQCGSVAESRKIFDKMDRVKDLVTWNSMLAAYSCHGFTADAIELFVRMQKLGIDPDIYTFTSAISACFEHGQSGNGRALHAVAIKRGFDDALQVSNALIAMYIRPGEEGTVDDAWRCFRSMELKDSVSWNSMLTGLSQNGLGEAAAKLFAHMRSVHVEIDHYSFSATLRSCSDLAVLQLGRQIHGLALRSGFAANEFVGSSLIYMYSKCGVLDDARQAFDETPHGSSVTWNSMIFGYAQHGRGRTALHLFSKMQEQEVSPDHITFVGLITACSHTGLVEEGSRLLKLMQPAFGVPLRMEHYACGVDLFGRAGRLDEAKKLVESMPFQPDAMVWMTLLGACRIHGDMALARRVSEHLRLSEAEHHSTYVLLSHMYSGLGLWADRATVQKTMRSRGLSKVPGWSWIEITNEVHSFNAEDRSHPQSSEIYRMLELLIEVMETASYSEIEVLDSIP; this is encoded by the coding sequence ATGCACTCGTCTCGGCGCCTCGACGCCGCCTTGCGCTCCGCAGCCAAGACCCACGCCTGGCTACTGAAATCGGGGGACGCCCTCGACCCTTGCACCTGGAATAAAGTCCTCGCCGCCTACTCCAAGAGCGGTGGGCTCGTCGAAGCCTGCAAGTTGTTCGATGAAATCCCACTGCGAGACACCGCTTCGTGGAACTCCCTCATCGCTGCCCATGTCCTGTCTCAGGCGCACCGGCAGGCGTGGTCCGTGTTCGGGACCATGCTGTCCGAGGGTCTGCCCTTCGATCAGTACACCTTTGGAAGCGTCCTCAAGTCCGTCGCCTGCGCCGCCCGGCTCGACCTCGGCCGTCAGGTGCATGCTTTGATCGTGAAGTCGAGCTTCGACCGCAACGTGTTCTCCGGTAGCGCGCTGGTCGACATGTATGCAAAGTGCGGTCGGATTCGAGAGGCTGTTATGGCCTTGGAGCTCATGCCAGAGCGGAGCGTCGTCTCCTGGAACGCAGTGGTTGCGGGTTATGCACGGGCCGGAGATGCTAAAGCTGCCTTCCATGTTTCGTGCCGGATGGAGAGAGAGGGCGTGATGCTGGACGAGGCCACTTTTGCCAGCCTCTTGACGTTGCTGGACGGGAGTGCGGATTACGGACTGATGTCCCAAGCGCATGCTAAGATCGTGAAGTGCGGCAGAACGGCAGATACCATCGTGTATAATGCGGCCATCACAGCGTACTCGCAGTGTGGGTCGGTAGCGGAGTCAAGGAAGATCTTCGACAAGATGGACCGCGTGAAAGATCTGGTGACATGGAACTCTATGCTTGCGGCTTATTCCTGCCATGGCTTCACAGCGGACGCGATCGAGCTCTTTGTCAGGATGCAGAAGCTCGGAATCGATCCAGATATATACACATTCACCAGTGCGATCAGTGCGTGCTTTGAGCATGGGCAGAGTGGCAATGGCCGGGCGTTGCACGCGGTAGCGATCAAGAGGGGCTTCGATGACGCACTGCAGGTGTCCAACGCGCTCATCGCGATGTACATTAGACCCGGGGAGGAGGGCACGGTGGATGATGCCTGGAGATGCTTCCGGTCCATGGAACTCAAGGACTCTGTGTCCTGGAACTCGATGCTCACCGGGCTTTCTCAGAACGGGTTGGGCGAGGCAGCAGCGAAGCTCTTTGCTCACATGCGATCCGTGCATGTCGAGATCGATCACTATTCATTCTCTGCCACCTTAAGATCCTGCTCCGATCTGGCGGTCCTTCAACTGGGTCGGCAAATCCACGGTTTAGCCCTGAGGTCGGGCTTCGCCGCCAATGAATTCGTGGGTAGCTCTTTGATCTACATGTACTCCAAGTGCGGCGTCCTCGACGATGCGCGACAGGCGTTCGACGAAACGCCCCATGGTAGCTCCGTGACGTGGAACTCCATGATCTTTGGGTACGCGCAGCATGGGCGAGGCCGAACCGCGCTTCATCTCTTCTCTAAGATGCAAGAACAAGAGGTGTCGCCTGACCACATAACCTTCGTGGGCTTGATCACCGCATGCAGTCACACTGGTCTTGTGGAAGAAGGGTCCCGATTGTTGAAGCTGATGCAGCCAGCGTTCGGAGTTCCATTGAGGATGGAGCATTATGCGTGTGGGGTTGATCTCTTCGGTCGAGCGGGCCGCCTCGACGAAGCGAAGAAGCTGGTAGAGTCGATGCCCTTCCAGCCCGACGCGATGGTGTGGATGACGCTGTTGGGTGCATGCAGAATTCACGGCGACATGGCGTTGGCGAGACGTGTGAGCGAGCACTTGCGTCTGTCGGAGGCGGAACACCACTCCACCTACGTCCTTCTGTCGCACATGTACTCCGGTCTTGGACTGTGGGCGGACAGAGCCACGGTTCAGAAGACGATGAGGAGCAGAGGGCTAAGCAAAGTCCCGGGATGGAGTTGGATAGAGATCACGAACGAGGTGCATTCTTTTAATGCAGAAGACAGGTCGCACCCTCAGTCGTCGGAGATCTACAGGATGTTAGAATTGTTGATAGAGGTGATGGAGACAGCATCCTACTCTGAGATTGAGGTGTTGGATTCGATCCCCTAG
- the LOC103990131 gene encoding ABC transporter G family member 36 translates to MEPSEVLRIGSLRRNSSVWRRGDESIFSRSSRDEDDEEALKWAALEKLPTFDRVRRGILALAEDGGELQEVNIERLGFREKKALIERLVRVADEDNERFLLKLRDRVDRVGIDLPTIEVRYEHLSIEAETYVGNRGLPTIFNSTLNMLEAFGNYLRVLPSRKRPLSILHDVSGIIKPRRMALLLGPPGSGKTTLLLALAGKLSSDLKVTGKVTYNGHDMSEFVPQRTAAYISQYDLHIGEMTVRETLAFSARCQGVGTRYEMLTELARREKAANIKPDPDIDVFMKASSMKGQEANVITEYILKILGLEVCADTMVGDEMLRGISGGQRKRVTTGEMLVGPARALFMDEISTGLDSSTTFQIVNSLRQTIHILSGTAMISLLQPAPETYDLFDDIILLSDGLIVYQGPRDNVLEFFESMGFRCPERKGVADFLQEVTSRKDQQQYWARQDEPYRYVPVREFAEAFQSFHVGRALGDELSVPFDKTKSHPAALTTTRYGVSKKEVLKANIDRELLLMKRNSFVYIFKATQLTIMAIVSMTVFLRTKMPRETETDGLTYLGALFFSVVMVMFNGFSELAMTIMKLPVFFKQRDLLFYPAWSYTIPTWILKIPIAFVEVAVWVFTTYYVIGFDPNVGRLFKQYLLLLGITQMASAVFRTIGALGRNMIVANTFASLSLLILLVLGGFILSREQVKKWWIWGYWISPLTYAQNAISVNEFMGNNWKHTAPGSNESLGVRVLKSRGVFPEARWYWIGFGALVGYVLLFNALFTLALSYLDPFGKSQPPISEETLKEKHINLTGEGLESSSRGRKSIDHSASKSKSRGHAKSMLSKSRRAGSENGMRRKDSSLGSMKAAFDQNRRGMVLPFTPLSITFDDIRYSVDMPQEMKAQGVAEDRLELLKGVSGSFRPGVLTALMGVSGAGKTTLMDVLAGRKTGGYIEGNINISGYPKKQETFARISGYCEQNDIHSPHVTVYESIVYSAWLRLPPEVDSETRKMFVDEVMELVELTPLRDALVGLPGVDGLSTEQRKRLTIAVELVANPSIIFMDEPTSGLDARAAAIVMRTVRNTVDTGRTVVCTIHQPSIDIFEAFDELFLLKRGGEEIYAGPLGRHSCHLIDYFEGINGVSKIKDGYNPATWMLEVTTQAQEGILGVDFSQVYKNSELYQRNKRLIQELSNPPPGSSDLYFPTQYSQPMAVQCMACLWKQHLSYWRNPPYTAVRFFFTTIIALLFGTIFWDLGSKTSKKIDLFNAMGSMYAAVIFIGVQNCSSVQPVVAVERTVFYRERAAGMYSALPYAFGQVVIELPYVLIQSILYGVIVYAMIGFEWTVAKFFWYIFFMYFTLLYFTFYGMMTVGITPNHNIAAIVSAAFYGLWNLFSGFIVPRPRIPIWWRWYYWACPVAWTLYGLVTSQFGDIEERLEDTGEVVSDFLRSYFGFKHSFLGVVAVMVVAFPLLFAFLFAFSIKMLNFQKR, encoded by the exons GGCACTCAAGTGGGCCGCCCTCGAGAAGCTGCCCACCTTCGACCGCGTCCGCCGGGGCATCCTGGCGCTGGCGGAGGATGGTGGCGAGCTGCAGGAAGTCAATATCGAGAGGCTTGGCTTCCGGGAGAAGAAAGCCCTTATCGAACGCCTCGTTCGTGTCGCCGACGAGGACAACGAGCGCTTCTTGCTCAAGCTCAGGGATCGCGTCGACCG AGTCGGGATTGATCTGCCCACCATAGAAGTCCGATATGAGCACCTCAGCATCGAAGCAGAGACGTATGTGGGTAACAGAGGATTGCCTACCATCTTCAATTCCACCCTTAACATGCTAGAG GCCTTTGGAAATTACTTGCGAGTACTACCAAGCAGAAAGAGACCTTTGTCGATCCTTCATGATGTCAGCGGAATCATCAAACCTCGCAG GATGGCTTTGCTCTTAGGTCCTCCGGGATCGGGAAAAACCACGCTGTTGTTGGCTTTGGCTGGAAAGCTCAGCTCTGATCTCAAG GTTACCGGAAAAGTGACCTACAATGGCCATGACATGAGTGAATTCGTCCCTCAAAGAACCGCTGCGTACATCAGCCAGTATGACCTTCACATCGGGGAGATGACAGTCCGCGAGACGCTAGCTTTCTCTGCCAGGTGCCAAGGAGTAGGCACTCGTTACG AGATGTTGACTGAGCTCGCCAGGAGAGAGAAGGCCGCAAACATCAAGCCAGATCCGGACATTGATGTGTTCATGAAG GCGTCTTCGATGAAAGGGCAAGAAGCCAATGTGATCACGGAGTATATCCTGAAG ATCCTCGGTCTGGAGGTCTGCGCCGACACCATGGTAGGAGATGAGATGTTGAGAGGAATCTCCGGTGGTCAGAGGAAGCGTGTCACGACAG GTGAGATGCTTGTTGGGCCAGCGAGAGCTCTGTTCATGGACGAGATATCAACCGGTCTGGATAGCTCGACTACTTTCCAGATAGTGAACTCGCTCAGGCAAACCATTCACATTCTTAGTGGAACTGCGATGATTTCCCTGCTGCAGCCCGCACCGGAGACATACGACCTTTTCGACGACATCATTCTTCTCTCCGATGGCCTCATCGTGTATCAAGGTCCTCGTGACAATGTGCTCGAGTTCTTCGAATCCATGGGCTTCAGATGCCCCGAGCGGAAGGGTGTTGCGGACTTCCTACAAGAA GTGACATCGAGGAAGGATCAGCAACAGTACTGGGCTCGGCAGGACGAACCTTACAGATACGTGCCTGTGAGAGAATTTGCAGAGGCATTCCAGTCCTTCCATGTCGGTCGAGCCTTGGGGGACGAACTCTCTGTCCCCTTCGACAAGACCAAGAGCCATCCTGCTGCTCTGACGACCACAAGATATGGGGTTAGCAAGAAGGAAGTGTTGAAGGCTAACATCGACAGAGAACTGCTGCTGATGAAGAGGAACTCGTTCGTCTACATCTTCAAGGCGACCCAA CTTACCATCATGGCAATCGTTTCCATGACCGTCTTCCTGCGTACTAAGATGCCTCGGGAGACGGAAACCGATGGGTTGACCTATTTGGGGGCACTGTTCTTTTCGGTGGTCATGGTCATGTTCAATGGGTTCTCTGAACTCGCCATGACCATCATGAAGCTTCCTGTCTTCTTCAAGCAAAGAGACCTCCTCTTCTATCCGGCATGGTCATACACGATACCGACATGGATTCTCAAGATTCCCATCGCATTTGTTGAAGTTGCAGTGTGGGTTTTCACAACCTATTATGTCATCGGATTCGATCCAAATGTCGGAAG GCTGTTCAAGCAATATCTGCTGCTTCTGGGGATAACTCAGATGGCATCTGCCGTCTTCCGAACCATCGGGGCATTAGGTAGGAACATGATCGTTGCAAACACCTTTGCGTCGCTTTCGCTGCTCATTCTTCTCGTGCTGGGTGGCTTCATTCTTTCACGAG AACAAGTGAAGAAATGGTGGATTTGGGGATACTGGATCTCGCCACTGACCTACGCACAGAACGCGATATCAGTGAATGAATTCATGGGCAACAACTGGAAGCAT ACTGCTCCAGGATCGAACGAGTCGCTGGGCGTCCGAGTGTTGAAGTCACGTGGAGTCTTCCCGGAAGCAAGATGGTATTGGATCGGCTTTGGGGCTTTGGTTGGCTACGTACTTCTGTTCAATGCTCTGTTCACTCTGGCTCTCAGCTATCTCGATC CCTTTGGAAAATCTCAGCCGCCTATTTCTGAGGAGACTTTGAAGGAAAAACACATCAATCTAACCGGAGAAGGATTAGAGTCATCATCCAGAGGAAGGAAATCTATAGATCACTCTGCATCCAAGAGCAAGTCCCGTGGACATGCCAAGTCAATGCTCTCTAAATCTCGGCGTGCGGGTAGCGAGAATGGAATGAGGAGGAAGGACAGCTCATTGGGTTCCATGAAGGCAGCTTTCGATCAGAACAGAAGGGGAATGGTCCTCCCCTTCACCCCGCTTTCCATCACCTTCGATGATATAAGATACTCTGTCGACATGCCTCAG GAAATGAAAGCTCAAGGTGTGGCGGAAGACCGCTTGGAGCTCCTCAAGGGTGTGAGTGGATCTTTCAGGCCAGGTGTGCTCACGGCGCTGATGGGCGTAAGCGGAGCCGGGAAGACGACGCTGATGGATGTGCTGGCTGGGAGAAAGACCGGGGGATACATCGAAGGAAACATTAACATCTCCGGCTACCCTAAGAAGCAGGAGACCTTTGCTCGCATATCAGGATACTGCGAACAGAATGACATCCACTCTCCTCACGTCACGGTTTACGAGTCCATCGTCTACTCCGCCTGGCTTCGGCTACCTCCTGAGGTCGATTCTGAAACAAGGAAG ATGTTCGTCGACGAGGTCATGGAGCTTGTGGAGCTGACGCCACTGAGGGATGCGCTGGTTGGGTTGCCAGGAGTCGATGGGCTATCGACCGAGCAAAGGAAGAGGTTGACCATCGCCGTGGAGCTGGTCGCCAACCCATCCATCATATTCATGGATGAACCCACCTCTGGGCTCGACGCAAGGGCTGCGGCCATCGTCATGAGGACCGTGAGGAACACGGTGGACACCGGGAGGACGGTGGTGTGCACCATTCACCAACCCAGCATCGACATATTCGAAGCTTTCGATGAG CTCTTCCTATTGAAGCGAGGTGGAGAAGAGATATACGCAGGTCCCCTCGGTCGCCATTCTTGCCATCTGATCGATTATTTTGAG GGAATCAATGGTGTCAGCAAGATAAAGGATGGTTACAACCCCGCGACATGGATGTTGGAAGTGACGACACAGGCGCAAGAAGGCATACTGGGTGTCGACTTCAGCCAAGTATACAAGAACTCGGAGCTCTACCA GAGAAACAAGAGGTTGATCCAGGAACTGAGCAATCCTCCTCCGGGTTCGAGTGATCTCTACTTCCCAACGCAGTACTCTCAACCAATGGCCGTGCAATGCATGGCGTGCCTGTGGAAACAGCACTTGTCATACTGGAGGAACCCTCCGTATACCGCCGTGAGGTTCTTCTTCACAACCATCATCGCTCTGCTGTTTGGCACCATATTTTGGGACCTCGGCTCCAAAAC ATCGAAGAAAATAGATCTGTTCAATGCTATGGGTTCCATGTACGCCGCTGTCATCTTCATCGGGGTGCAGAACTGCTCCTCCGTTCAACCGGTGGTGGCCGTCGAACGAACGGTCTTTTACAGGGAGAGAGCAGCTGGAATGTACTCAGCTCTGCCGTATGCGTTTGGACAA GTGGTGATCGAGCTACCGTACGTTCTGATCCAGTCGATCCTATATGGTGTGATCGTGTACGCCATGATTGGCTTCGAGTGGACTGTTGCTAAGTTCTTCTGGTACATATTCTTCATGTACTTCACCCTCCTCTACTTCACGTTCTACGGAATGATGACGGTGGGGATCACTCCCAACCACAACATCGCCGCCATCGTCTCTGCTGCCTTCTACGGACTATGGAATCTCTTCTCCGGATTCATCGTCCCACGACCT AGAATCCCGATATGGTGGAGATGGTACTACTGGGCATGTCCTGTAGCTTGGACCTTGTATGGATTGGTCACCTCACAGTTCGGTGATATAGAGGAGAGACTCGAGGACACCGGCGAGGTCGTGTCGGATTTCTTGAGGAGTTACTTCGGGTTCAAGCATAGCTTCTTGGGGGTGGTAGCTGTGATGGTGGTGGCGTTTCCTCTGCTCTTTGCTTTCCTCTTTGCATTCTCCATTAAGATGCTCAACTTCCAAAAGAGATGA